Proteins encoded within one genomic window of Streptomyces kaniharaensis:
- a CDS encoding S41 family peptidase: MTSPGYLRYPHLHGDLLAFTAEDDVWLAPLEPGPEAGRAWRVSCDRTRVSHPRFSPDGHTLAWTSWLSLTPEVWTAPTAGGEARRLSYWGSQDTRVRGWLPDGEVLAVTSYHEPFGHYTWAHALPPDGAPDRRMPWGPVGDAQMSRERTVLLTGAAPHEPAAWKRYRGGATGRLWVDGLQILAGHPGHLASPMPVGEPPDGRIAFLSDHEGIGNLYSCRPDGTDLRRHTDHASYYAREAATDGTRIVYQHGGDLWLLESLDAPGPRRLHVPLGGSRAGRRPYQVSAASQVKDLACDQSGRAGVITVRGSQYWLTHKDGPARTLADTPGVRTRLPVVLGHTGEAAWITDAEGADAVEVMPLPGHEAGHALETGGRHRHRVLAAGRLGRVLELTASPDGAHLAVATSDGRLLLVATADGEVRELAASGYGPVSSARFSPDSHWIAWSQPAAGRSLRRIRLTRTEAPAPITEVTNGRFEDEQPVFTRDGRYLAFLSWRGFDPVHDVHTGDLSFPVGCRPYLVPLTADTPSPFAAPAEDGAPHGDGGGDGTVRVDPQGIGERLLQFPVIASKYSATDAVRGGLVWLRWPISGTLGQTFASPEETSGRPSLEYFDLARGTRTTLVDKLDGYAVSGDGGSIAVYSAGTLRILPVGAPSAGTPVDLRRITHTVHPAAEWRHAYHEAARIVRDQFWDAGMSGLDWPALVAQYEPLLDRIAGPDDFADLLRELLGELGTSHAYVTPSRRGEGPSLAQQPLGLLGAGAHRAPDGRWLVHRILPGESSDPRARAPLAAQGVRDGDELLEIGGRPLDPLRGPLPLLAGTGGTTVELTLRSGPDGPVRRITVTPLTDERPIRYQDWVVRRRSLVREFSDGRCGYLHIPDLGGSGWAQFNRDVRRELDKPALVLDVRGNAGGNVSELVLEKLTRQVLAWDFSRDRQPVRWPRNAPRGPVVALADEATSSDGDVIIAAIKLLGLGPVVGTRTWGGVVGMTGRHTLGDGTQISVPKNASWFTGGLGWSVENHGVEPDVHVLRAPQDWARGRHPELVAAVQLALELLEDVPAAAPPPADTPRPDLRRPPLPPRAR, from the coding sequence GTGACCTCGCCCGGCTACCTCCGCTACCCCCACCTGCACGGCGACCTGCTCGCCTTCACCGCCGAGGACGACGTCTGGCTCGCCCCGCTGGAGCCCGGCCCCGAGGCCGGCCGGGCCTGGCGGGTCAGCTGCGACCGCACCCGGGTCAGCCACCCCCGGTTCTCCCCCGACGGCCACACCCTCGCCTGGACCAGCTGGCTCAGCCTGACCCCCGAGGTGTGGACCGCCCCCACCGCGGGCGGCGAGGCCCGGCGGCTCAGCTACTGGGGCAGCCAGGACACCCGGGTGCGCGGCTGGCTGCCGGACGGCGAGGTCCTGGCCGTCACCTCCTACCACGAGCCCTTCGGCCACTACACCTGGGCGCACGCCCTGCCGCCGGACGGCGCCCCCGACCGCCGGATGCCCTGGGGGCCCGTCGGCGACGCCCAGATGAGCCGCGAGCGCACCGTGCTGCTCACCGGCGCCGCCCCGCACGAGCCCGCGGCCTGGAAGCGCTACCGCGGCGGCGCCACCGGCCGGCTCTGGGTCGACGGCCTGCAGATCCTGGCCGGCCATCCCGGGCACCTCGCCTCACCCATGCCCGTCGGCGAACCCCCCGACGGGAGAATCGCCTTCCTCTCCGACCACGAGGGCATCGGCAACCTCTACTCCTGCCGCCCCGACGGTACCGATCTGCGCCGGCACACCGACCACGCCTCCTACTACGCCCGCGAGGCCGCCACCGACGGCACCCGGATCGTCTACCAGCACGGCGGCGACCTCTGGCTGCTGGAGAGCCTGGACGCCCCCGGGCCGCGGCGGCTGCACGTGCCGCTCGGCGGCTCACGGGCCGGCCGCCGCCCGTACCAGGTCAGCGCCGCCTCCCAGGTCAAGGACCTGGCCTGCGACCAGTCCGGCCGGGCCGGGGTGATCACCGTGCGCGGCAGCCAGTACTGGCTCACCCACAAGGACGGCCCGGCCCGCACGCTCGCCGACACCCCGGGCGTGCGCACCCGGCTGCCGGTCGTGCTCGGGCACACCGGCGAGGCCGCCTGGATCACCGACGCGGAGGGCGCCGACGCCGTCGAGGTGATGCCGCTGCCCGGGCACGAGGCCGGCCACGCGCTCGAGACCGGCGGGCGGCACCGCCACCGGGTGCTCGCCGCCGGACGGCTCGGGCGGGTCCTGGAGCTCACCGCCTCCCCCGACGGCGCCCACCTCGCCGTCGCCACGTCGGACGGGCGGCTGCTGCTGGTCGCCACCGCCGACGGCGAGGTGCGCGAACTCGCCGCCTCCGGCTACGGGCCCGTCTCCAGCGCCCGGTTCTCCCCCGACTCGCACTGGATCGCCTGGTCGCAGCCGGCCGCCGGGCGCTCGCTGCGCCGCATCCGGCTCACCCGCACCGAGGCGCCCGCGCCGATCACCGAGGTCACCAACGGGCGGTTCGAGGACGAGCAGCCGGTGTTCACCCGGGACGGCCGCTACCTGGCCTTCCTGTCCTGGCGCGGCTTCGACCCCGTCCACGACGTGCACACCGGCGACCTCTCCTTCCCGGTCGGCTGCCGCCCCTACCTCGTCCCGCTCACCGCCGACACCCCGTCCCCGTTCGCAGCGCCCGCCGAGGACGGCGCCCCGCACGGCGACGGCGGCGGCGACGGCACCGTGCGGGTCGACCCGCAGGGCATCGGCGAGCGGCTGCTGCAGTTCCCGGTGATCGCCTCCAAGTACTCGGCCACCGACGCGGTGCGCGGCGGCCTGGTCTGGCTGCGCTGGCCGATCTCCGGCACCCTCGGGCAGACCTTCGCCAGCCCCGAGGAAACCTCCGGCCGCCCCTCACTGGAGTACTTCGACCTGGCCCGGGGCACCCGCACCACCCTGGTCGACAAGCTGGACGGCTACGCCGTCTCCGGCGACGGCGGCTCGATCGCGGTCTACTCGGCCGGCACCCTGCGGATCCTCCCGGTCGGCGCCCCCTCCGCCGGCACCCCGGTGGACCTGCGCCGGATCACCCACACCGTGCACCCGGCCGCCGAGTGGCGCCACGCCTACCACGAGGCGGCCCGGATCGTCCGGGACCAGTTCTGGGACGCCGGGATGTCCGGCCTGGACTGGCCCGCCCTGGTCGCCCAGTACGAGCCGCTGCTCGACCGGATCGCCGGGCCGGACGACTTCGCCGACCTGCTGCGCGAGCTCCTCGGCGAACTCGGCACCTCGCACGCCTACGTCACTCCGTCCCGCCGCGGCGAGGGCCCCTCGCTCGCCCAGCAGCCGCTCGGCCTGCTCGGCGCCGGCGCGCACCGCGCCCCCGACGGCCGCTGGCTGGTCCACCGGATCCTGCCCGGCGAGTCCTCCGACCCGCGCGCCCGCGCCCCGCTGGCCGCCCAGGGCGTCCGGGACGGCGACGAACTGCTGGAGATCGGCGGCCGCCCGCTGGACCCGCTCCGCGGCCCGCTCCCGCTGCTGGCCGGCACCGGCGGCACCACCGTCGAACTGACCCTGCGCAGCGGCCCGGACGGCCCCGTGCGGCGGATCACCGTCACCCCGCTGACCGACGAGCGGCCCATCCGCTACCAGGACTGGGTGGTCAGACGCCGCTCCCTGGTACGGGAGTTCAGCGACGGCCGGTGCGGCTACCTGCACATCCCGGATCTCGGCGGCTCCGGCTGGGCGCAGTTCAACCGCGACGTGCGCCGCGAACTGGACAAGCCCGCGCTCGTCCTGGACGTGCGCGGCAACGCCGGGGGCAACGTCTCCGAACTCGTGCTGGAGAAGCTCACCCGGCAGGTCCTCGCCTGGGACTTCAGCCGGGACCGGCAGCCCGTGCGGTGGCCGCGCAACGCCCCGCGCGGCCCGGTGGTCGCGCTCGCCGACGAGGCGACCAGCTCGGACGGCGACGTGATCATCGCCGCGATCAAGCTGCTCGGGCTGGGGCCCGTGGTCGGCACCCGCACCTGGGGCGGGGTGGTCGGGATGACCGGGCGGCACACGCTCGGCGACGGCACCCAGATCTCGGTGCCGAAGAACGCGTCCTGGTTCACCGGCGGGCTCGGCTGGTCGGTGGAGAACCACGGCGTCGAACCGGACGTCCACGTGCTGCGGGCGCCCCAGGACTGGGCCCGGGGGCGGCACCCGGAGCTGGTCGCCGCCGTCCAGCTGGCGCTGGAGCTGCTGGAGGACGTCCCCGCCGCGGCGCCCCCGCCGGCCGACACCCCCCGGCCTGACCTGCGACGCCCGCCGCTGCCGCCGCGGGCCCGCTGA
- a CDS encoding AAA family ATPase, with amino-acid sequence MSTEEAPGAAADAAVARILAATVRPPAGAPRGVVVDSPPGAGKSTLVVRAARELVESGERLMIVAQTNGQVDDLVGRLAEKAPELTIGRLHAADSRPGPEVLRHANVTPSDKVAELVEHDVVISTSAKWQWVRAEAPWRHAIVDEAYQMRSDALLAVARLFERALFVGDPGQLDPFTVVGTEQWAGLSYDPSSSAVVTMLAHNPQIEPHRLPVSWRLPASAAPLISDAFYPYTPFRSGTGPDERRLTAAVRTDGSALDAAIDRAAEHGWALLELPARHTVRTDPQAVAAVAATVRRLLERGLTAHSEQGEAPLTADRIAVGTAHRDQAAAVRAALLKAGVPVDGAAGPAVTVDTANRLQGREYDVTVVLHPLSGRPDATAFHLETGRLCVLASRHRHACIVVARAGIAELLDEHPSTEPVQLGVSVRFPDGWEANHQVLHHLTGHRVHLR; translated from the coding sequence ATGAGCACCGAGGAGGCCCCGGGCGCGGCGGCCGACGCCGCGGTGGCCCGGATCCTGGCGGCGACCGTCCGCCCGCCGGCCGGCGCCCCGCGCGGTGTGGTGGTGGACTCGCCGCCCGGCGCCGGCAAGTCGACGCTCGTGGTACGCGCAGCCCGGGAGCTCGTCGAGTCCGGCGAGCGGCTGATGATCGTCGCCCAGACCAACGGCCAGGTGGACGACCTGGTCGGTCGACTGGCCGAGAAGGCACCGGAGTTGACGATCGGCCGGCTGCACGCCGCGGACTCCCGGCCGGGCCCGGAGGTGCTGCGGCACGCCAACGTGACGCCCTCCGACAAGGTCGCGGAGCTGGTCGAGCACGACGTCGTGATCTCCACCTCCGCCAAGTGGCAGTGGGTGCGGGCCGAGGCGCCGTGGCGGCACGCGATCGTCGACGAGGCGTACCAGATGCGCTCGGACGCGCTGCTCGCGGTGGCCCGGCTGTTCGAACGGGCGCTGTTCGTCGGTGACCCGGGCCAGCTGGACCCGTTCACCGTGGTCGGCACCGAGCAGTGGGCGGGCCTGTCCTACGACCCGTCGAGCAGCGCCGTGGTCACCATGCTGGCGCACAACCCGCAGATCGAGCCGCACCGGCTGCCGGTCTCCTGGCGGCTGCCGGCCAGCGCGGCGCCGCTGATCTCGGACGCGTTCTACCCGTACACGCCGTTCCGCTCCGGCACCGGCCCGGACGAGCGCCGGCTCACCGCCGCCGTCCGGACGGACGGCTCGGCGCTGGACGCGGCGATCGACCGGGCGGCCGAGCACGGCTGGGCGCTGCTGGAGCTGCCCGCCCGGCACACCGTGCGGACCGACCCGCAGGCGGTGGCGGCCGTCGCGGCCACCGTCCGCCGGCTGCTGGAGCGCGGGTTGACCGCACACTCCGAGCAGGGCGAGGCCCCGCTCACCGCGGACCGGATCGCGGTCGGCACCGCCCACCGGGACCAGGCGGCCGCCGTGCGCGCGGCACTGCTCAAGGCGGGCGTCCCGGTGGACGGCGCGGCCGGCCCGGCGGTCACCGTGGACACCGCCAACCGGCTGCAGGGCCGGGAGTACGACGTCACCGTCGTCCTGCACCCGCTCTCCGGGCGGCCCGACGCCACCGCCTTCCACCTGGAGACGGGCCGGCTCTGCGTGCTCGCCTCCCGCCACCGGCACGCGTGCATCGTGGTGGCCCGGGCCGGGATCGCCGAGCTGCTGGACGAGCATCCGTCCACCGAGCCGGTGCAGTTGGGCGTCTCGGTCAGGTTCCCGGACGGCTGGGAGGCCAACCACCAGGTGCTGCACCACCTGACCGGGCACCGGGTGCACCTGCGCTGA
- a CDS encoding bifunctional DNA primase/polymerase, translated as MAYARGKGTPFPVAVSGKRRFPSHRSRAPRTLLCVDIWTTHQSVEYVTVAGEAWLASASEYPRSMRALWESRPWAPSVLPCGRVFDVISMPSLFGRRVLDELWASGPGCGPVAVYRGRILLFVQPGAAARLRRLLAWEEWARDVPPLLCHGRGDAVTVPPVQRMMNGPQSPGLGAGRWIVAPEDREPWLPGASVVLWACVRAAREPVAAESAGAAAVTGG; from the coding sequence CTGGCATATGCGCGCGGGAAGGGTACGCCCTTCCCCGTCGCCGTGTCCGGCAAACGGCGTTTTCCCTCTCACCGGTCCCGCGCGCCGCGCACCCTGCTGTGCGTGGACATCTGGACGACGCATCAGTCGGTGGAGTACGTCACCGTCGCCGGGGAGGCCTGGCTGGCCTCCGCGAGCGAGTACCCGCGCAGCATGCGCGCCCTGTGGGAGTCGCGCCCGTGGGCGCCCTCGGTGCTGCCCTGCGGGCGGGTCTTCGACGTGATCAGCATGCCGTCCCTGTTCGGCCGCCGGGTGCTGGACGAGTTGTGGGCCTCCGGGCCGGGTTGCGGGCCGGTCGCCGTCTACCGGGGTCGGATCCTGCTGTTCGTCCAGCCCGGCGCGGCGGCCCGGCTGCGGCGGCTGCTGGCCTGGGAGGAGTGGGCCCGGGACGTGCCGCCGCTGCTGTGCCACGGCAGGGGGGACGCGGTGACGGTGCCGCCGGTGCAGCGGATGATGAACGGCCCGCAGTCGCCCGGTCTGGGTGCGGGCCGGTGGATCGTCGCGCCGGAGGACCGGGAGCCGTGGCTGCCGGGCGCCTCCGTGGTGCTGTGGGCGTGCGTCCGGGCGGCGCGCGAGCCCGTCGCGGCCGAATCCGCCGGGGCGGCGGCGGTGACCGGCGGGTGA
- the pgi gene encoding glucose-6-phosphate isomerase — protein MSETRADARTPLDRTPQWAALGKHRAELGDTHLRELFAADPERGRRYTLQVGDLHVDYAKQLVTDETLELLRELAAATGVAELRDAMFRGEKINNTEQRAVLHTALRAPRGAVVEVDGENVVPGVHAVLDKMAAFADRVRSGEWRGHTGKQIRTVVNIGIGGSDLGPAMAYEVLRSYTKRDLDVRFVSNVDGADLHEAVRDLDPAETLFIVASKTFTTIETITNAVSARDWLLAGLGAGTEAVAKHFVALSTNGRGVQDFGIDTANMFEFWDWVGGRYSYDSAIGLSLMIAIGPDAFREMLDGFHLVDEHFRTAPPEQNVPLLLGLLGVWYGAFFDAQAHAVLPYSHYLSKFTAYLQQLDMESNGKSVDRAGNPVNWQTGPVVWGTPGTNGQHAYYQLLHQGTKVIPADFIGFAKPVADLLPGLVAQHDLLLANFFAQTQALAFGKTAEEVAAEGVPAELVPHKTFKGNHPTTTILAGELTPSVLGQLVALYEHKVFVQGAIWNIDSFDQWGVELGKVLAKRIEPVLLTGEGAERLDSSTAELVARYRALRGR, from the coding sequence ATGTCGGAGACCCGCGCCGACGCCCGCACCCCGCTCGACCGCACCCCGCAGTGGGCCGCCCTCGGCAAGCACCGGGCCGAGCTGGGCGACACGCACCTGCGCGAGCTGTTCGCCGCCGACCCGGAGCGCGGCCGCCGCTACACGCTCCAGGTCGGCGACCTGCACGTCGACTACGCCAAGCAGCTGGTCACCGACGAGACGCTGGAGCTGCTGCGCGAGCTGGCCGCCGCCACCGGCGTCGCCGAGCTGCGGGACGCGATGTTCCGCGGCGAGAAGATCAACAACACCGAGCAGCGCGCCGTCCTGCACACCGCGCTGCGCGCCCCGCGCGGGGCCGTCGTCGAGGTCGACGGCGAGAACGTCGTGCCCGGCGTGCACGCCGTCCTCGACAAGATGGCCGCCTTCGCCGACCGGGTCCGCAGCGGCGAGTGGCGCGGCCACACCGGCAAGCAGATCCGCACCGTCGTCAACATCGGCATCGGCGGCTCCGACCTCGGCCCCGCCATGGCCTACGAGGTGCTCCGCTCCTACACCAAGCGCGACCTCGACGTCCGCTTCGTCTCCAACGTGGACGGCGCCGACCTGCACGAGGCCGTCCGCGACCTGGACCCGGCCGAGACGCTCTTCATCGTCGCCTCGAAGACCTTCACCACCATCGAGACCATCACCAACGCGGTCTCCGCCCGCGACTGGCTGCTGGCCGGCCTCGGCGCCGGCACCGAGGCGGTCGCGAAGCACTTCGTCGCGCTGTCCACCAACGGCCGGGGCGTGCAGGACTTCGGCATCGACACGGCCAACATGTTCGAGTTCTGGGACTGGGTCGGCGGCCGCTACTCCTACGACTCGGCGATCGGCCTCTCGCTGATGATCGCCATCGGCCCGGACGCCTTCCGCGAGATGCTGGACGGCTTCCACCTCGTCGACGAGCACTTCCGCACCGCCCCGCCGGAGCAGAACGTCCCGCTGCTGCTCGGCCTGCTGGGCGTCTGGTACGGCGCGTTCTTCGACGCCCAGGCGCACGCGGTGCTGCCGTACTCGCACTACCTGTCGAAGTTCACCGCCTACCTCCAGCAGCTGGACATGGAGTCCAACGGCAAGTCGGTGGACCGCGCCGGCAACCCGGTGAACTGGCAGACCGGCCCGGTGGTCTGGGGCACCCCCGGCACCAACGGCCAGCACGCCTACTACCAGCTGCTGCACCAGGGCACCAAGGTCATCCCGGCCGACTTCATCGGCTTCGCCAAGCCCGTCGCCGACCTGCTGCCCGGCCTGGTCGCCCAGCACGACCTGCTGCTCGCCAACTTCTTCGCCCAGACCCAGGCGCTCGCCTTCGGCAAGACGGCGGAGGAGGTCGCGGCCGAGGGCGTGCCGGCCGAGCTCGTCCCGCACAAGACCTTCAAGGGCAACCACCCGACCACCACCATCCTGGCCGGCGAGCTGACCCCCTCGGTGCTCGGTCAGCTGGTCGCGCTGTACGAGCACAAGGTGTTCGTCCAGGGCGCGATCTGGAACATCGACTCCTTCGACCAGTGGGGCGTCGAGCTGGGCAAGGTGCTCGCCAAGCGGATCGAGCCGGTGCTGCTCACCGGCGAGGGCGCCGAGCGGCTGGACAGCTCCACCGCCGAGCTGGTCGCCCGCTACCGCGCGCTGCGTGGCCGCTGA